Genomic window (Prosthecochloris aestuarii DSM 271):
AGACCAGGACCCTACGGCCGGAACAGGGGATCTCGCAAACGGTTTTCAGCGCCATCGTAACCGAATCGGGATTGGCGTTATAGGTATCGTTGAAAATCCTTATCCCGCCAGCCTCAATAAACTCAAGCCGTTTCCACCCATCGGCAGGCACAAGCGACCCGAGACCTTCTGCGATAGCGTTCAGAGGAACATTGAAACAGCTCCCGACAGCAGCGGCAGCAACGGCGTTATCAACATTGTGACGTCCGGAAAAATGAAGCATCAGGCTGACGCTTCCGGAAGCAGTGCAAAGAGTAAAGGTCGTCCTGCCAGCGGGATCAAGCACAATCTTCTCCGGCCAGATCAGGTTCCCGTCCCGCTCAGGACCGTAGTCAACACGATTTTGGATCTCGCGAGCCGCAGCAAGAAGCCGTGCGTCGCCGGTATTGACAAAAACCGTTCCGCCACGCATGATGGTATCATGGTAAAGCACCGTCTCAGCCTCAGCCACTCCATCCAGATCGCCAAGAAACTCGAGATGTTCATGACCGATATTTGTCAGGAGAGCGAAGTCGGGACGGGCAATGGAGGTGAGCAGTTCCATCTCTCCGGGATGATTGATTCCCATTTCGACAACCGCAAGATCATGGGTATCGCGTAAACCGAAAAGCGTGAGCGGCACACCGAGATGGTTATTGAGATTTCCCTTGCTCATATGCACCTTGTATGTCGTCCCGAGAACGGCTGCGGTCATCTCCTTGGTTGTCGTTTTACCATTACTGCCGCCGATACCGATAACAGGAATGCTGAACTTGCTCCGATAGATCGAGGCAAGCTGCTGCAGGGCCCGAACGGTATCGTGCACCACAAGATATCGCCAACCCTCCTGATGAACGGATTCAGCATGCCTGCTGTACCACTCCCTGTTGACCACAGCACAACGCGCCCCGCTTTTGAACGCGAGGGAGACATACTCATGACCATCTGTCCGCTCTCCCTTCAGAGCAAAGAAAATACTGCCGCTCCTGATATCTCTTGAATCGATTGAAACAGATGGATCACACCACTCCACCGCTTCACCCAGAGCAAAGCCGGCAGGAGTGCCAACCGATTCAAGATCATCCTTTGTCAAACACATCCCCATGAAAATACACCTTTCATTTACTCGGTTACTCCAGGGCTCCTCTATAAATTTGTTGCGCGGCCCGAATACGTCGTTGGTCGGTGCTCGAAATCCTCATCCCGACTTGTCGGGATTCCGGTTTCTGTGCGCCGTCCGCCTTGTCTTCAGCTCGCTCACGACAAGTAAGAGAGCTCCCCTCTCAATCAGCGCGCTCCTGAAGCGCTCGTGCAACGACCTCACGATCGGAGAAATAGCTCTTCCGACCTCCGCTCTCCTGATAACACTCATGGCCTTTACCCGCTATCAGCAGAAGATCTCCCGGACGAAGCATCTGAACCCCGCAAACAATAGCATCGGCCCTGTCGGCAATACGCATGAAGCTGCCTTCGGTGATTCCGGAAGCAATCGCATCCAAAATCTCTTCAGGATCCTCGCTTCTTGGATTATCCGACGTGAGAATGACATGATCCGCCCCGGCCGCGGCAATCCCGCCCATCAAGGGGCGCTTCGAGCGATCGCGATCCCCGCCGCATCCGAAAACCACAATCAGCGAAGAATCTGCCGGACGCACCTCGTTGAGGGCCCCGATCACTTTTTCAAGGGCATCCGGCGTATGAGCGTAATCCACGATTGCGGAAAACAAACCGCCATCATCGCTGACAGGCTCCATACGCCCTTCAACCGAAACAACATCGGCAACAGACGCTGCCGCCGTTTCAAGAGAGAGACCCATAGCAACTCCTGCCGACAGGATTTCGAGCATGTTCATGACATTGAATAACCCCGGCAGCAGAAACGACGCGCGACATGCCCGCCCATTCATCTGTACCGTGACAGAACTGCCATCCATCCGGGCTTCGATATCGCGAGCCCGAACAACCGAACCGTTCGTGCAGCCGAAAACCTGAGAACCAACCGTACAGCAGAATAACCTGGATCCGCTGAATGCCCCTGCCATCATAGAGCCCCATGCATCATCGGCATTGACGATACCGAACCCGTCCGGCGCAACCTGCCGGAACAGGATCTGCTTGGCACTGCCATACTCGTCCATCGTTGCGTGAAAATCAAGGTGCTCCGGTGTCAGATTGGTAAAAACCGCTCCGTAGAAAGAAATCCCTTCTGTTCGATGCAGCACAAGCGCATGAGAAGATACCTCCATAACAACCGCCTCGCAACCGCAATTGACCATTTTCCTGAAGAGCGCATGAAGATCCATCGCTTCCGGGGTCGTGCGCTCCAGAACGATCGATTCGTCCCCGATAAGAGCCTGTCCGGTGCCGATATAACCAGTCTTTACGCCTGACCTGTCGAGCATAGTCCTGATCAGTCGGGCAGTCGTCGTTTTTCCGTTTGTCCCCGTCACACCGATAACCCGGAGAGAAGATGCAGGGTGCCCAAACCATTCAGCCGCAGCAGCCGCCAATGCAGTCCGGCAGTCAGCAACCCTGATATAGCAGCATCGCTCATCGACTGATACAGGAATTTCCTCGCATACAACAACCCCGACCCCTTTCGAAAGAGCGTCCGAAATAAAGTGGTGCCCGTCGGTGACATACCCCCGAAGGGCAAAATACGCTCCTCCTTCAACAGCCTGACGCGAGTCCGCAGTCAGGGCATGAACCTCTTTCAGCGGGGTTCTGCCGGCAAGATATTCGAGCGGATCAAGCAATCCGATAAGATCTTCCAACGTCATCATAACAACACCTTGTTCACCACTACATTACCGATGATTTACTGCCGGGGTCCTGATTCTCCTGAGCCGAAAGTCCGACCCGTACCCGGCTTCCGGGCTCCACCATCGAGCCTGCCGCAATATCCTGTTCAACCACAACTCCCTCCCGGTCTCCGTTCATACTGATATCGAGGCCATTCCATATCAAGAGCTTTTCCGCATCCCTGGCTTTCAGACCGGTCAGCAGAGGAACGGCAACACTCTTGCTGGCAGCAAGAACCACCGCTTCAGGAGCAGTCATGCCGAGATCGGCCTTGAGATCCTCTGAGCAGGCAATCATACGGGTACAGATGCGTGCAAACGACGGCGCAGCGACGGTACTTGCATAGTATGCGGACTGAGGCTCGTCAACCACGATAATGGCAGCAATCCGCGGTTCGTCTACAGGAAAAAAGCCGACAAACGACGCGATATAGCTTCGGGGACCTCTATTGTAGTTGCCGTTACTCAGCTTCTGAGCCGTTCCTGTCTTACCCCCGACAGTGACCCCTTTCACGGCTGCCGCAACACCGGTCCCCTCTTCGACAATAGGCTGCAGATACTCTTTTCTGATATAGCGGGCTGTTTCAGCCGAAACAACATTGCGCACCTTCTCCGGTTTGAATTCACTCACGGCATTGCCGTCAGCATCGACCAGGCGCTCGACGATATATGGCTTCATCAGAACCCCGTCATTGGCGATCGCAGCATAGGCCTGAAGAATCTGCAGCGGCGTCGTGGTCACGGAATATCCATAGCCCATCCACGGCAGGGTGGTTTTATTCCACTGCTTCAGAGGCCGTACAATCCCCTCCGACTCGCCAACAAGCCCAATACCGGTCTGCTCTCCGAAACCGAATCTCCTGACATAGTCGTAAAAGGTCTTCTCCCCGAGCTCCATAGCGGTTTTTGCGGCGACGATATTGCTGGAATGCACCATAGCGTCACGAAAAGTACACCGTTCGAATTTCTCATGATCCCTGATCGTACGGTTATAGATATGGAAAACTCCGTTATGGGCATCGACACTATCCTCAGCAGCTCTATGCAGTACCTCCCTTGCTGCCGAAGCCATCACGATCTTGAATGTCGACCCGGGGTCGAACGCGTCGATAATTGCGCGGTTCCTCGCATCCGATTCCCGAAACCCCTTGCGATTGTTCATATCAAAGGTCGGATAGTTGGCCATAGCCAGAATAGCGCCTGTTTTCACATCCATGACAATACCGACCGCTGCCGAAGCATTGAACTCTTTCGCGGCACTTGCTATTTCAGACTCGACAATCGACTGCATATCGGCATCAAGAGTAAGCTGCAGGCTAAGTCCCTCCTTTGCACTGACCTGATCGGCGTCGGCGGCAAGAAACCTGGTGCCGGTTGCCGATCGCTGGAAAATCTTCATCCCGTCACGCCCCCTGAGCTCATGATCATATTTGATTTCGAGACCGCTGATTCCCTTGTTGTCGGTATTGACCAGCCCGACAACCTGAGGCGCAAGATTCAGATAATACCGGTACTGCTCTTTTTTGAAATCAATCCCGGTCATAGCAGTCTCCATCAGCTCGCGTGCATGTTCAACAGGAACGGATCGCTCCAGCCAGATAAAGCGGCGCTTCTGTTTCTGCCCGTTACGAAGGATACGCATATAGTGCTCACGGCTTTTGCCGAATCGCTGAGCAAAAAGCCTGGCCACGTCAGGCGTCTTATCGACGGCAACTTTTTTCCTGCCGACCTTGACTTCCGTATTTGCTACAAGCCAGGGATCAGCATAAAACGATATGGTCTGAACACTTTGAGCCAGAAGATGGCCGTTACGGTCCATGACGACCCCTCGCTTTGCCTGCTCGACCACATCGCGCTGGTACTGCCGTGACGCCTTGTTTTTATATTTCTTGACATCGATCACCTGTATATTGAGCAGACGGAGCACAATAGCGACAAAAAAAAGCGCATACCCAAGAGAGAGGATCCCCAGGCGCATGCCAAACTCCTTACCACCGCTCCTGGCTGAAGGTGACTGGCGATGTCCGATGTTATGTATCTTCATGGCTTACATTCCTTTCGCCTGTCAATAGAAAATCTCAACGGCAGGAACAGCACTTTCACGCAGCCCGTGCTTTTCCGCCTGACTTGAAATCCTGTGGATAGTCTGGTGCTCCTGCAGTTCGACCTCAAGAGCTGCATTGATGCT
Coding sequences:
- a CDS encoding UDP-N-acetylmuramoyl-tripeptide--D-alanyl-D-alanine ligase, whose product is MCLTKDDLESVGTPAGFALGEAVEWCDPSVSIDSRDIRSGSIFFALKGERTDGHEYVSLAFKSGARCAVVNREWYSRHAESVHQEGWRYLVVHDTVRALQQLASIYRSKFSIPVIGIGGSNGKTTTKEMTAAVLGTTYKVHMSKGNLNNHLGVPLTLFGLRDTHDLAVVEMGINHPGEMELLTSIARPDFALLTNIGHEHLEFLGDLDGVAEAETVLYHDTIMRGGTVFVNTGDARLLAAAREIQNRVDYGPERDGNLIWPEKIVLDPAGRTTFTLCTASGSVSLMLHFSGRHNVDNAVAAAAVGSCFNVPLNAIAEGLGSLVPADGWKRLEFIEAGGIRIFNDTYNANPDSVTMALKTVCEIPCSGRRVLVFADMLELGEVSDAEHRRMGALVAQLPFDAVYTYGEHAALSCLSAGPKCRGHYTSHAHLLDALKAYLSQDDLLLLKGSRGMRLELIAEGLRATDK
- a CDS encoding UDP-N-acetylmuramoyl-L-alanyl-D-glutamate--2,6-diaminopimelate ligase; translation: MMTLEDLIGLLDPLEYLAGRTPLKEVHALTADSRQAVEGGAYFALRGYVTDGHHFISDALSKGVGVVVCEEIPVSVDERCCYIRVADCRTALAAAAAEWFGHPASSLRVIGVTGTNGKTTTARLIRTMLDRSGVKTGYIGTGQALIGDESIVLERTTPEAMDLHALFRKMVNCGCEAVVMEVSSHALVLHRTEGISFYGAVFTNLTPEHLDFHATMDEYGSAKQILFRQVAPDGFGIVNADDAWGSMMAGAFSGSRLFCCTVGSQVFGCTNGSVVRARDIEARMDGSSVTVQMNGRACRASFLLPGLFNVMNMLEILSAGVAMGLSLETAAASVADVVSVEGRMEPVSDDGGLFSAIVDYAHTPDALEKVIGALNEVRPADSSLIVVFGCGGDRDRSKRPLMGGIAAAGADHVILTSDNPRSEDPEEILDAIASGITEGSFMRIADRADAIVCGVQMLRPGDLLLIAGKGHECYQESGGRKSYFSDREVVARALQERAD
- a CDS encoding penicillin-binding protein, encoding MKIHNIGHRQSPSARSGGKEFGMRLGILSLGYALFFVAIVLRLLNIQVIDVKKYKNKASRQYQRDVVEQAKRGVVMDRNGHLLAQSVQTISFYADPWLVANTEVKVGRKKVAVDKTPDVARLFAQRFGKSREHYMRILRNGQKQKRRFIWLERSVPVEHARELMETAMTGIDFKKEQYRYYLNLAPQVVGLVNTDNKGISGLEIKYDHELRGRDGMKIFQRSATGTRFLAADADQVSAKEGLSLQLTLDADMQSIVESEIASAAKEFNASAAVGIVMDVKTGAILAMANYPTFDMNNRKGFRESDARNRAIIDAFDPGSTFKIVMASAAREVLHRAAEDSVDAHNGVFHIYNRTIRDHEKFERCTFRDAMVHSSNIVAAKTAMELGEKTFYDYVRRFGFGEQTGIGLVGESEGIVRPLKQWNKTTLPWMGYGYSVTTTPLQILQAYAAIANDGVLMKPYIVERLVDADGNAVSEFKPEKVRNVVSAETARYIRKEYLQPIVEEGTGVAAAVKGVTVGGKTGTAQKLSNGNYNRGPRSYIASFVGFFPVDEPRIAAIIVVDEPQSAYYASTVAAPSFARICTRMIACSEDLKADLGMTAPEAVVLAASKSVAVPLLTGLKARDAEKLLIWNGLDISMNGDREGVVVEQDIAAGSMVEPGSRVRVGLSAQENQDPGSKSSVM